A single window of Flavipsychrobacter sp. DNA harbors:
- the hisS gene encoding histidine--tRNA ligase, protein MATKPSIPQGTRDFSPIVVRRRQYILGTLKTIFERYGFQPLETPAMENLTTLTGKYGEEGDRLIFKILNNGLHEKKDKKREELDAEWAKMLDKPYTTPVVTERALRYDLTIPFARFVVMNQNDLAFPFRRYQMQPVWRADRPQKGRYREFWQCDADVVGSTSLINEAELLCIYQSAFHQLQLPQISIKINSRKLLAGLADICGMPDKMMEITIALDKLDKIGWEKVAEELAERGISDKGIDTVKEVIAITGDNAEKLTKLEAFMADSDMGKEGIQELKTTLEYYNTIKDEEWGGEVVVDISLARGLNYYTGVIVEVACDAVKMGSIGGGGRYDDLTGLFGLKNMSGVGVSFGIDRMYDVLEELSLFPEELSSGIEVMLVNFGGASEQYSLNMLKQIRKAGINAELYPDAVKFDKQMKYANKRGVPYVIIAGEDEIKANKMSLKNFVTGEQEVVDINKAIATLKG, encoded by the coding sequence ATGGCTACAAAACCGTCAATACCACAAGGAACAAGAGATTTCTCACCAATTGTAGTGAGAAGGAGGCAGTATATATTAGGCACATTGAAAACAATATTTGAGCGTTATGGTTTCCAGCCTTTGGAGACACCTGCAATGGAAAATTTAACTACACTGACAGGTAAGTATGGAGAAGAGGGTGACCGTTTGATATTTAAAATATTGAATAATGGGTTGCATGAGAAGAAAGATAAGAAGAGAGAAGAGCTAGATGCAGAGTGGGCGAAAATGTTGGATAAGCCATACACAACACCTGTAGTAACAGAAAGGGCTTTGCGATATGACCTAACGATACCATTTGCTCGTTTTGTTGTAATGAACCAAAATGATTTGGCCTTTCCTTTTCGTAGATACCAGATGCAACCCGTTTGGCGTGCTGATCGTCCACAAAAGGGTAGGTACAGAGAGTTTTGGCAGTGTGATGCAGACGTTGTTGGTAGTACGTCTTTAATTAATGAAGCAGAATTGCTATGTATTTATCAAAGTGCTTTTCATCAATTACAATTACCGCAGATCAGTATAAAGATCAATAGCAGAAAGCTATTGGCAGGCCTGGCTGATATCTGTGGTATGCCCGACAAGATGATGGAGATAACCATTGCTCTTGATAAGCTAGATAAAATAGGCTGGGAAAAAGTAGCTGAGGAGTTAGCCGAAAGAGGTATTAGTGACAAGGGAATTGATACTGTTAAGGAAGTAATAGCAATTACCGGAGATAATGCCGAAAAACTCACAAAGCTAGAAGCATTTATGGCTGATAGTGACATGGGCAAGGAAGGAATACAAGAATTAAAAACCACATTGGAGTATTATAATACTATAAAAGATGAAGAGTGGGGAGGGGAAGTAGTAGTAGATATAAGCTTAGCTCGTGGGCTGAATTACTATACAGGTGTTATAGTAGAGGTTGCTTGCGATGCCGTGAAGATGGGCAGCATAGGTGGCGGTGGACGATATGATGACCTGACAGGACTGTTTGGGCTGAAAAATATGTCGGGAGTAGGTGTGTCTTTTGGTATCGATAGGATGTATGATGTGTTGGAAGAGCTCTCGTTATTCCCTGAAGAGTTAAGCTCTGGTATAGAGGTGATGTTGGTCAACTTTGGAGGAGCTAGCGAGCAGTATTCATTAAATATGCTGAAGCAAATAAGAAAGGCAGGAATCAATGCTGAACTTTATCCTGACGCAGTAAAGTTTGATAAACAAATGAAGTATGCCAATAAGCGTGGGGTGCCTTATGTGATCATAGCAGGAGAAGATGAAATAAAAGCCAATAAAATGAGCTTGAAAAACTTTGTGACGGGTGAACAAGAAGTTGTAGATATAAATAAAGCCATTGCAACTTTAAAAGGATAA
- a CDS encoding glycosyltransferase family 2 protein: protein MQGVRLALEYMLVSIVIINYNTFQLTCDCIASVIAYTKEVDYEIILVDNASTKDDPDDFLVKFPSINLVKSKENGGFAKGNNLGISHAKGDLILLLNSDTYLTEDCISKAAYKYQEIAHLGALSVKVVYPDGRYQNMARRFRSIRNELLDIMRPLLLLLPYRQRAILMLNQYFKGDFSTGCDWVSGAFMMMPKDMIGKLEGGRLDERFFMYGEDHLWCYQFTELGYTNYYYADALVYHIANASTEPAKQLKLLKTMMKHELEIMAYRKGKGAYYILFKWIFSAKEYFRYYVKVMMWKLLKHKMR, encoded by the coding sequence ATGCAAGGAGTAAGACTTGCACTGGAGTATATGTTAGTATCCATAGTCATTATTAATTACAATACCTTTCAGCTTACCTGCGACTGTATCGCTAGTGTGATAGCGTACACCAAAGAAGTGGACTATGAGATAATACTGGTAGATAATGCGTCAACAAAAGATGATCCTGATGACTTTCTCGTAAAATTCCCTTCCATTAACTTGGTGAAAAGTAAAGAGAACGGAGGTTTTGCTAAAGGGAATAATTTAGGAATTAGCCATGCTAAAGGAGATTTGATTTTACTCCTTAATAGCGATACCTATTTGACTGAAGACTGTATCAGTAAGGCAGCATATAAATATCAAGAAATAGCTCATTTGGGAGCCTTAAGTGTTAAGGTGGTGTATCCTGATGGTAGATATCAGAATATGGCTAGGAGGTTTAGAAGTATTAGGAATGAGCTACTGGATATTATGAGGCCATTATTGCTTTTACTGCCCTATCGTCAAAGAGCCATCTTGATGTTGAATCAATATTTTAAAGGAGATTTTAGTACAGGTTGCGATTGGGTAAGCGGAGCTTTTATGATGATGCCCAAGGATATGATCGGAAAGCTTGAAGGAGGAAGGCTAGATGAGCGTTTCTTCATGTATGGAGAAGATCATTTATGGTGTTATCAATTTACGGAGTTGGGATACACCAACTATTATTATGCTGATGCATTGGTATATCATATAGCCAATGCAAGTACAGAGCCTGCAAAGCAGCTAAAGCTACTCAAAACAATGATGAAGCACGAGCTGGAAATAATGGCTTATAGAAAAGGGAAGGGGGCATATTACATACTCTTCAAATGGATATTTTCTGCAAAAGAATACTTTAGATACTACGTAAAAGTGATGATGTGGAAGCTGCTGAAGCACAAGATGAGATAA
- a CDS encoding DUF4159 domain-containing protein produces MYRVLSTLLLSTIIAVSAPAQTIKLGLLVYNGGGDWYANPTALKNLAQYCNQQLHTNFDAQEAQVRIGDAEIFNYPFLHMTGHGRWAMSEREADNLRNYLKSGGFLHIDDNYGMDKYVRPALKQLFPDLELVELPFSHPIYHQKFQFQQGLPKIHEHDKKPPKGYGLIYEGRLVCFYTTETDLGDGWEDLEVHNDTREHHETALQMGANIVQYALTTSD; encoded by the coding sequence ATGTATAGAGTTTTAAGTACGCTCTTATTGTCTACAATAATTGCAGTTAGCGCTCCCGCTCAAACTATTAAGCTGGGGTTGCTGGTTTATAACGGTGGTGGCGACTGGTATGCTAATCCTACTGCTTTGAAAAACTTAGCACAATACTGTAATCAACAGTTACATACCAATTTTGATGCACAAGAAGCGCAAGTAAGAATAGGTGATGCAGAAATATTTAATTATCCGTTTTTGCACATGACAGGGCATGGTAGATGGGCCATGTCAGAAAGAGAAGCAGATAATTTGCGTAATTACTTAAAGTCGGGTGGTTTTCTACACATAGATGATAACTATGGTATGGATAAGTATGTGCGTCCTGCACTTAAGCAATTATTTCCTGATCTAGAGTTAGTAGAATTACCATTCTCACATCCTATATACCATCAAAAATTTCAGTTTCAGCAAGGCTTACCTAAAATACATGAGCATGATAAAAAGCCGCCTAAAGGTTATGGTTTAATATATGAAGGAAGGCTGGTGTGTTTTTATACAACGGAGACAGACTTGGGTGACGGATGGGAAGACCTAGAGGTACATAATGATACTCGAGAGCATCATGAGACGGCATTGCAAATGGGAGCTAATATAGTTCAGTACGCTTTAACTACTAGCGACTAG
- a CDS encoding tetratricopeptide repeat protein — translation MYARRIKAALIVLVLIALTVPAFYCNTPSKPVATGDVQHSSSWKNVYDTSAHYVGMDKCKVCHAEVYETFMQTGMGQSFDRATRQKSAADFSPAHALVYDKELDFYYKPYWDEDSLYIMEYRLEGKDTIHKRVQQIHYIVGSGQHTNSHIYKENGYLYQAPITFYTQKGKWDLAPGFEDGGSSRFSRTIQLECMSCHNGLPDFVTKSENKYINIKHGIDCERCHGPGSIHIAQKMAGKIVDTSKGPDYTIVNPRRLSTELQNNICQRCHLQGIAVLNDGKSFFDFRPGMHLSEVMNVFMPQYEGAQDKMIMASHVERMKKSNCYISSGKMSCITCHDPHVSVKFTPQSQYINACNKCHSSKEDVLCSEALDVRNAKNGNDCIKCHMPKNGSIDIPHVAVTDHQIRKQPLTKEEASEITAFLGLQCFNNDDVDGVTQARAFLEFYERYNPNKGLIDSAISYLDQAKELEAQKQNKDYIRAYYLLNDFNKVIDYAKNSDIARISDAWTCYRVGESYYKTQQKQQAVQWYKKAVSIWPYALDFQNKYGISLLATQNITEAKKVFEFILQENKKYAPANTSLGYIYMQEGNMVMAYDYLKKAIAIDPDDEQTLINLAVVYHFKGEDGNAKKNLKQLLKINPDNTKAKAMLLDLK, via the coding sequence ATGTATGCTCGAAGGATAAAAGCTGCCTTGATTGTATTAGTGTTAATAGCACTAACAGTTCCTGCATTTTATTGCAATACCCCAAGTAAACCTGTAGCTACTGGTGATGTACAGCATAGCTCTTCATGGAAGAATGTGTATGATACAAGTGCGCACTACGTAGGTATGGATAAATGTAAGGTTTGCCATGCTGAAGTATACGAGACATTTATGCAAACAGGTATGGGACAATCTTTTGACCGTGCTACAAGGCAGAAATCTGCTGCCGACTTCTCTCCTGCACATGCTTTGGTTTACGATAAGGAATTAGACTTTTATTACAAACCCTATTGGGATGAGGATAGTCTATATATCATGGAATATCGCCTTGAGGGTAAAGACACCATTCATAAAAGGGTACAACAAATACATTATATAGTAGGTTCAGGCCAGCACACAAATTCTCATATCTATAAAGAAAACGGATACTTGTACCAAGCGCCCATAACTTTCTATACCCAAAAGGGGAAATGGGATCTGGCGCCGGGTTTTGAAGATGGAGGTAGTAGTCGTTTTTCAAGAACGATACAGCTGGAGTGTATGAGCTGTCATAATGGATTGCCTGACTTTGTAACCAAGAGTGAGAATAAATATATAAACATCAAGCATGGCATAGATTGCGAACGTTGTCACGGACCGGGTAGTATACATATTGCACAAAAGATGGCCGGTAAAATAGTAGATACTTCAAAGGGGCCAGATTATACTATTGTAAACCCAAGAAGGTTATCAACGGAATTGCAAAACAATATATGCCAGCGATGTCATCTTCAAGGTATTGCAGTGCTTAATGATGGTAAAAGCTTTTTCGATTTTCGACCAGGGATGCATCTGTCAGAAGTGATGAATGTATTCATGCCGCAATATGAGGGCGCGCAAGATAAAATGATCATGGCGTCGCATGTAGAACGCATGAAGAAAAGTAACTGTTATATCAGTTCAGGGAAGATGAGTTGTATCACTTGTCATGACCCCCATGTGAGTGTAAAGTTTACACCGCAGTCACAATATATCAACGCTTGTAACAAATGCCATAGTAGTAAAGAAGATGTCTTATGCTCTGAAGCTCTTGATGTGCGCAACGCAAAAAATGGTAATGATTGTATCAAATGTCATATGCCTAAAAATGGTAGTATAGATATACCGCATGTTGCTGTTACAGATCATCAGATAAGGAAGCAACCACTAACAAAAGAAGAAGCTTCTGAAATAACAGCATTCTTAGGGCTGCAATGTTTTAACAATGATGACGTAGATGGTGTAACACAAGCAAGAGCATTTTTAGAGTTTTATGAACGCTATAACCCTAATAAGGGGTTGATAGACTCTGCCATAAGTTATCTGGATCAAGCAAAGGAGCTGGAAGCTCAAAAACAAAACAAAGATTACATAAGAGCTTATTATTTGTTGAATGATTTTAATAAGGTAATTGACTATGCTAAAAATAGTGACATCGCTAGAATCTCCGATGCATGGACTTGTTATAGAGTAGGAGAGTCTTATTACAAAACACAGCAAAAGCAACAAGCAGTACAATGGTATAAAAAGGCCGTAAGTATCTGGCCTTATGCCCTCGATTTTCAGAATAAATATGGCATAAGCTTGTTGGCTACACAAAATATTACAGAGGCAAAAAAGGTATTTGAATTTATTCTACAAGAGAATAAAAAATATGCACCAGCAAATACAAGCCTTGGTTATATCTACATGCAAGAGGGGAATATGGTCATGGCATATGATTACCTGAAAAAAGCAATAGCGATTGACCCTGATGATGAACAAACG
- a CDS encoding low molecular weight protein-tyrosine-phosphatase, giving the protein MKILMVCLGNICRSPIAEGVMGQKAKAHGLDWEVASAGTGSYHIGSAPHQHSQEICKLHGVDIAGQRAQQFSKSDLVTYDKIYAMDTSVYSDLMHIAKHTPHADKLMLFLDELGEAKEQSVPDPYYGGKEGYTHVYELIDRTCDKIIDKYNK; this is encoded by the coding sequence ATGAAGATACTAATGGTATGCTTGGGCAATATTTGTCGTTCGCCGATAGCCGAAGGGGTAATGGGACAAAAAGCAAAAGCACATGGTTTAGATTGGGAAGTAGCCTCTGCTGGCACAGGTTCTTATCATATAGGTAGTGCTCCACATCAGCACTCGCAAGAAATATGTAAGCTACATGGGGTAGATATTGCAGGGCAAAGGGCACAACAATTCAGTAAGTCTGATCTGGTTACTTATGATAAGATATATGCAATGGATACTAGTGTGTACAGTGACTTAATGCATATAGCAAAGCACACACCTCATGCAGATAAGTTGATGCTTTTTCTTGATGAGCTAGGTGAAGCAAAAGAACAGTCTGTGCCAGACCCTTATTATGGAGGTAAAGAAGGATACACCCATGTATATGAGTTGATAGACCGTACCTGCGATAAAATAATTGATAAATACAATAAATAG
- the tyrS gene encoding tyrosine--tRNA ligase, translating to MDLIKDLRERNLVQDIMPGVEEQLQKEVTAGYVGFDPTADSLHVGSLLQITLLMRLQRAGHKPFALLGGATGMIGDPSGKSAERNLLDADTLAHNIAGIRAQLEKFLDFDDAKENAAVLVNNYEWLKDYSFLEFIRDVGKHITVGYMMAKDSVKKRLETGLSFTEFSYQLIQAYDFYYLNKHNNVKLQFGGADQWGNMTTGTELIRRMGDNEAFAFTSPLITKSDGSKFGKTESGNIWLDPKRTSPYQFYQFWLKQSDEEAEKLSYIFSFRPVEELKALIEQHKEAPHQRALQKALAEELTIMVHSEEDLAFAQQASGILFSKGNEAVEILKSFNEQQLLEVMDGVPQATAAKNSLEGEGLDVVSFLADSGVFASKGEAKKMLKQGGVSINKEKVGDDFIVQTSHLLNGKYVLVQKGKSNYTLAIFS from the coding sequence ATGGACTTGATAAAAGATCTAAGAGAAAGAAATTTAGTACAGGATATAATGCCTGGTGTTGAGGAGCAACTACAAAAAGAAGTGACTGCCGGATATGTAGGATTCGACCCTACTGCAGATAGCTTACACGTGGGTAGTTTGCTACAAATAACGCTCTTGATGCGCTTGCAACGTGCTGGTCATAAGCCATTTGCGTTACTTGGCGGTGCTACAGGTATGATCGGAGATCCCTCGGGCAAATCTGCTGAACGCAATTTGCTAGATGCGGATACACTCGCTCATAACATTGCGGGTATACGAGCTCAGTTGGAGAAATTTCTAGATTTTGATGATGCTAAAGAAAATGCAGCGGTTTTAGTAAATAACTACGAGTGGTTGAAGGATTATAGTTTTCTTGAATTTATCAGAGATGTGGGTAAACATATAACAGTTGGTTATATGATGGCAAAGGATTCTGTGAAAAAACGTTTGGAAACTGGTCTTTCATTTACTGAATTCAGTTACCAATTGATACAAGCATACGACTTTTACTATCTGAATAAGCATAATAATGTAAAGCTTCAGTTTGGTGGTGCTGACCAATGGGGTAATATGACCACAGGTACAGAGCTTATCCGTCGTATGGGAGATAATGAGGCTTTTGCATTTACAAGTCCACTTATTACTAAGAGTGACGGTAGTAAATTCGGAAAAACGGAAAGTGGTAATATCTGGTTAGACCCTAAACGTACGTCTCCATATCAGTTCTACCAGTTCTGGTTGAAGCAGTCGGACGAAGAAGCCGAGAAGCTGTCTTATATATTCTCTTTCCGCCCGGTAGAGGAGTTGAAAGCGCTTATAGAACAACATAAGGAAGCACCACACCAACGTGCGTTGCAAAAAGCATTGGCGGAGGAATTAACTATAATGGTGCATAGCGAAGAAGATCTAGCATTTGCGCAGCAAGCCTCGGGTATATTATTCAGCAAAGGGAACGAGGCGGTAGAAATACTGAAGTCGTTCAATGAACAACAGCTATTGGAAGTAATGGATGGTGTGCCGCAAGCTACTGCAGCAAAAAATAGCTTGGAAGGTGAAGGACTTGATGTGGTAAGCTTTTTAGCAGATAGTGGTGTGTTTGCTTCGAAAGGTGAGGCTAAAAAGATGCTAAAGCAAGGTGGTGTAAGCATTAATAAAGAGAAGGTAGGTGATGATTTTATAGTACAAACATCACATTTGCTGAATGGTAAGTATGTGTTAGTGCAAAAAGGTAAATCGAACTATACACTAGCTATTTTCAGCTAG
- a CDS encoding glycosyltransferase family 4 protein has protein sequence MSTSKCNILCIAPYNIIPVKSGGQAAIVSLHHALGGLCTDHIAGATSNTEHNYSFTTHPIYASSPTKYIPYYKAGQLTKLAKENNITHIICEHPYMAINAMHVAKRMGIPWYIRSHNIESERFRALGKPWWWLLRHYEQYAMKRSNGIFFITQEDATWAIDNFKIAQDKCHTIPFGTNIKSLPKQNLLAKATLGKQLNIDPNSPWLYFLGALDYTPNSEAVGYIINEVLPLIEEKGYQILIGGKGLPEALQQLISKNNNIHYLGFVDDLDMFLHACDIMLNPVLKGGGIKTKAVEALAYNNTVISTESGAAGISQQACGDKLSITKDYYWAAFADAINTAVTQNISTPESFYETYYNGNIAKKVLGIINSTSR, from the coding sequence ATGAGTACATCAAAGTGCAATATCCTGTGTATTGCTCCATACAATATTATTCCTGTAAAAAGTGGGGGGCAAGCAGCTATTGTTAGCCTACATCATGCACTTGGAGGGCTCTGCACCGACCATATTGCAGGAGCAACAAGTAATACTGAACACAATTATTCATTTACAACACATCCTATCTATGCATCCAGTCCCACGAAATACATTCCTTATTATAAGGCTGGGCAGTTAACCAAACTTGCTAAAGAAAACAATATCACACATATTATTTGTGAGCACCCTTACATGGCAATCAATGCCATGCATGTAGCTAAGCGCATGGGCATACCTTGGTATATCAGAAGTCACAATATAGAGTCTGAACGTTTCAGAGCATTAGGTAAACCATGGTGGTGGCTACTTCGCCACTATGAGCAATATGCCATGAAAAGATCAAATGGCATTTTTTTCATCACTCAAGAAGATGCCACATGGGCTATTGACAACTTTAAAATAGCCCAAGATAAATGCCATACTATTCCCTTTGGGACCAACATAAAAAGTTTGCCCAAGCAAAACTTACTGGCTAAAGCCACATTAGGCAAGCAATTAAACATTGACCCCAACTCTCCATGGTTATATTTTTTAGGGGCACTTGATTACACCCCTAATAGCGAAGCTGTTGGTTATATCATAAACGAAGTACTTCCTTTAATAGAGGAAAAAGGTTATCAGATCCTTATAGGAGGTAAGGGACTGCCCGAAGCACTACAGCAGCTCATCAGCAAGAATAACAATATACATTACCTAGGTTTTGTTGACGATCTTGATATGTTTCTTCATGCTTGTGACATAATGCTCAATCCTGTCTTAAAAGGCGGCGGCATAAAAACCAAAGCTGTTGAAGCCCTTGCTTACAACAATACAGTTATAAGTACAGAAAGTGGAGCAGCAGGTATTTCCCAACAAGCTTGCGGAGATAAGCTTTCTATTACTAAAGACTATTATTGGGCAGCTTTCGCTGATGCTATTAATACCGCAGTTACACAAAATATAAGTACACCTGAAAGCTTTTATGAAACCTACTACAATGGCAATATTGCCAAAAAGGTATTGGGCATAATTAACAGCACTAGTCGCTAG
- a CDS encoding sigma-70 family RNA polymerase sigma factor, whose translation MQAIQQYSDAELINAFRNGNQSALEILINRYKDKIYTAIFMLVKDEFTADDIFQDAFLKMIKTIRKGKYAEQGKFLPWAMRVAHNLCMDHFRKVKHNVSVVLPDGTDITDILPASTYGASDAMERREAHSSVRKLVESLPEEQREVVVLRIYADLSFKDISELTGVSINTALGRMRYGLINLRKMIEEKNLVLR comes from the coding sequence ATGCAAGCAATCCAACAATACAGCGACGCAGAGTTGATCAATGCCTTTAGAAATGGCAATCAAAGTGCTTTAGAGATCCTCATTAATAGATATAAGGACAAGATATATACAGCCATATTCATGCTGGTGAAGGATGAATTTACAGCTGATGATATATTTCAGGATGCATTTCTTAAAATGATCAAGACCATAAGAAAGGGCAAGTATGCAGAACAAGGTAAATTTCTGCCATGGGCTATGCGTGTCGCTCATAACTTATGTATGGATCATTTCCGAAAAGTAAAGCATAATGTATCTGTTGTTTTGCCTGATGGTACGGATATTACAGATATACTACCCGCGAGTACGTACGGAGCTTCTGATGCTATGGAAAGAAGAGAAGCGCATAGTAGTGTCAGGAAATTAGTAGAAAGCTTGCCGGAAGAACAGCGAGAAGTGGTTGTGCTTAGAATATATGCAGATTTAAGCTTCAAGGATATTTCTGAGCTCACAGGTGTTAGTATTAATACGGCTCTTGGTCGTATGCGTTACGGCTTGATCAATTTGCGTAAAATGATAGAAGAAAAAAACTTGGTATTGCGTTGA
- a CDS encoding RsmE family RNA methyltransferase: MAKESLFFHDGTLVEGADVQLTDATSRHVLQVLRMQVGDGLELTNGDGLQAFTTIKEASKKKCIVHVAQVVTHDPIEPKIHLGISFTKNTSRNEWLLEKATELGIKSIIPIQSTRTERVRVKEERWKGILSAALIQSQQFYLPVLQEIALFEEVIEQYKHVEQKLIAHCMSEIERMPLQEAAEVGKETLILIGPEGDFTQDEVALSIKHGFRSISMGNQRLRTETAAIAACSFFNIINHV, encoded by the coding sequence ATGGCAAAGGAATCCCTCTTTTTTCATGATGGCACCTTAGTAGAAGGTGCTGATGTACAACTGACAGATGCAACTAGCAGGCATGTGTTACAAGTGCTTCGTATGCAGGTTGGTGATGGTCTAGAATTAACCAACGGCGATGGCTTGCAAGCTTTTACAACAATAAAGGAGGCAAGTAAGAAAAAATGTATAGTGCATGTTGCTCAAGTGGTCACGCACGATCCCATAGAACCTAAGATTCATTTAGGTATTTCCTTTACCAAGAATACAAGTAGAAATGAATGGCTGTTGGAAAAAGCAACAGAGCTGGGCATTAAAAGCATAATCCCGATACAGAGTACAAGAACAGAACGGGTGAGGGTAAAAGAAGAGCGTTGGAAAGGTATTCTCTCGGCAGCTTTGATCCAGTCGCAACAGTTTTACCTGCCAGTGTTGCAAGAGATAGCTCTGTTTGAAGAAGTGATAGAGCAGTATAAACATGTGGAGCAAAAACTTATAGCACACTGCATGTCTGAGATAGAAAGAATGCCCTTGCAAGAAGCTGCAGAGGTAGGCAAAGAAACGTTAATACTTATAGGCCCGGAAGGGGACTTTACACAAGATGAAGTAGCTTTAAGCATAAAGCATGGCTTTCGATCTATATCTATGGGTAACCAAAGGTTAAGGACGGAAACTGCAGCAATAGCAGCTTGTAGCTTTTTTAATATTATAAACCATGTATAG
- a CDS encoding DUF6089 family protein: MKRIILSLALLMPIFAMGQAHHEIGLSAGVSSYYGDLQDKLFPDYGMKPVAGIMYKYFMNPHVGVRFGVAYTNLTAADSLSDIQAKRERNLRFATNLFEVHGGFELNLLPIEKDRMKFTPYVFGGVAIFQFNPYTDGPQNEKIYLRPLSTEGQGIPIYPDREEYNLVNVAFPFGGGIKAFIGETFMLSTEIGFRYTNTDYLDDVSKSYVNFDTLKAYRGGQAVDYAFRTDEHKTWDGNYPDYKYQRGDSKQYDWYWFGTFTATIYLRAFGNANEYWQAHCPAFLRSGRTR, from the coding sequence TTGAAACGTATTATACTATCATTAGCGCTATTGATGCCCATCTTCGCTATGGGTCAGGCACACCACGAGATAGGTTTGTCTGCAGGTGTAAGCAGCTACTATGGAGATTTGCAGGATAAGCTGTTTCCAGATTATGGAATGAAGCCTGTAGCTGGTATAATGTATAAATACTTTATGAATCCGCATGTGGGTGTTCGTTTTGGTGTTGCATATACCAACCTTACAGCGGCTGACAGCCTTTCGGATATTCAAGCAAAGCGAGAGCGTAACCTACGTTTTGCAACTAACCTATTTGAAGTTCATGGAGGTTTTGAATTAAACTTACTACCTATCGAAAAGGATAGAATGAAGTTTACTCCTTATGTATTTGGAGGTGTTGCCATTTTCCAATTCAACCCATATACTGACGGACCTCAAAACGAGAAAATCTACTTAAGACCTCTTAGCACAGAAGGACAAGGTATTCCAATATACCCTGACCGTGAGGAATATAATTTAGTGAATGTAGCGTTCCCATTTGGTGGTGGTATCAAAGCATTCATTGGCGAAACATTCATGTTGAGCACAGAGATAGGTTTCCGTTATACAAACACTGACTATCTTGATGACGTAAGTAAATCTTATGTAAACTTTGACACTCTTAAGGCTTACAGAGGCGGTCAAGCAGTTGACTATGCATTCCGTACTGATGAACATAAAACTTGGGATGGTAACTACCCTGACTATAAATACCAACGTGGTGACAGCAAACAATACGACTGGTATTGGTTTGGTACATTCACTGCTACTATCTACCTAAGAGCGTTTGGTAATGCCAACGAATACTGGCAAGCACACTGCCCTGCTTTCTTAAGAAGCGGTAGAACAAGATAA